A portion of the Stigmatella aurantiaca DW4/3-1 genome contains these proteins:
- a CDS encoding SPFH domain-containing protein, which translates to MDLPTVAGAVGVGSVLLFGTLIVIARFYRQVDQGKVLIVNTLKSEPVVTFTGAVVIPIIHRSEVMDISLKTVEIDRRGKEGLICKDNIRADIKVTFFVRVNKTREDVLKVAQSIGCVRASDQETLENLFEAKFSEALKTVGKSFDFEELYTKREEIKDKVVGTIGRDLNGYMLEDCAIDFLEQTPVDMLDKDNILDAQGIRKITELTTVQNVSTNEFKQSERMAITKRNVESDEAIFALERQRAEAAAKQKREIESIQAREVAEADRVKAEEHAKAELARIKAEEEISINEENKSRQIQVAQKNRERVVGVETERVEKDRALEAINRERETELQRIAKEKALEGEKKAIADVIRARIVVEKTVAEEEERIKDLRVTAEAKRNKDALLINAEAHAQEKLVKDIKAAEASNEVAKFMAKERLTLADADLEAADKTAKAKMRLSEGVQAETAAPGLANVRVREADAVAAEKQGMAQVRVKEAEASVIEKQGMAQAQVVRERLMAEAAGEQEKGMAKVRIQEAEAAVIQKKLLAEAAGEQEKGLSHARVQEAEAAAIHKRGEAEAHATREKLMAEAAAIQEKLLAEARGLAEKAASMKALDGVGREHEEFRLRLQKERDVELEAIRVRKDVAESQAKVLAQAFSNAKFQIVGGDGQFFERFVKAVSIGTSVDGALEHGEVLRTVAQGYLTGEKDLPADIKDILSKPGLTNDAQNIAVAALLHRMVATAPPPAASTSPVVESVARPASAQKATE; encoded by the coding sequence ATGGATCTTCCTACCGTCGCTGGAGCCGTGGGTGTCGGCAGCGTCTTGCTGTTCGGAACCCTTATCGTGATTGCCCGGTTCTACCGCCAGGTGGATCAGGGCAAGGTGCTGATCGTCAATACGCTCAAGAGCGAGCCCGTCGTCACCTTCACGGGCGCGGTGGTCATTCCGATCATCCACCGGTCCGAGGTCATGGACATCTCGCTCAAGACGGTGGAGATCGACCGTCGCGGCAAGGAAGGCCTCATCTGCAAGGACAACATCCGCGCGGACATCAAGGTCACCTTCTTCGTGCGCGTGAACAAGACGCGTGAGGACGTGCTCAAGGTGGCTCAGTCCATCGGCTGCGTGCGCGCCAGCGATCAGGAGACGCTGGAGAACCTCTTCGAGGCCAAGTTCTCCGAGGCCCTCAAGACGGTGGGCAAGAGCTTCGACTTCGAGGAGCTCTACACCAAGCGTGAGGAGATCAAGGACAAGGTGGTCGGCACCATCGGCCGGGACCTGAACGGCTACATGTTGGAGGACTGCGCCATCGACTTCCTGGAGCAGACGCCGGTCGACATGCTGGACAAGGACAACATCCTCGACGCGCAGGGCATCCGGAAGATCACCGAGCTCACCACGGTGCAGAACGTCAGCACCAACGAGTTCAAGCAGAGCGAGCGCATGGCCATCACCAAGCGCAACGTCGAGTCAGACGAGGCGATCTTCGCCCTGGAGCGCCAGCGCGCCGAGGCCGCCGCCAAGCAGAAGCGGGAGATCGAGAGCATCCAGGCCCGCGAGGTGGCCGAGGCCGACCGCGTGAAGGCCGAGGAGCACGCGAAGGCGGAGCTGGCCCGCATCAAGGCCGAGGAGGAGATCTCCATCAACGAGGAGAACAAGTCCCGGCAGATCCAGGTGGCCCAGAAGAACCGCGAGCGCGTGGTGGGTGTGGAGACCGAGCGCGTGGAGAAGGACCGCGCCCTGGAGGCCATCAACCGCGAACGCGAGACGGAGCTCCAGCGCATCGCCAAGGAGAAGGCACTCGAAGGCGAGAAGAAGGCCATCGCGGACGTCATCCGGGCCCGCATCGTCGTGGAGAAGACGGTGGCCGAGGAGGAGGAGCGCATCAAGGACCTGCGCGTGACGGCCGAGGCCAAGCGCAACAAGGACGCGCTGCTCATCAACGCCGAGGCGCACGCCCAGGAGAAGCTCGTCAAGGACATCAAGGCGGCCGAGGCCAGCAACGAGGTGGCCAAGTTCATGGCCAAGGAGCGGCTCACCCTGGCCGACGCGGACCTGGAGGCCGCGGACAAGACCGCCAAGGCGAAGATGCGGCTGTCCGAGGGTGTCCAGGCCGAGACGGCCGCCCCGGGCCTGGCCAACGTGCGCGTGCGCGAGGCGGACGCCGTGGCCGCCGAGAAGCAGGGCATGGCCCAGGTGCGCGTGAAGGAGGCCGAGGCCAGCGTCATCGAGAAGCAGGGCATGGCGCAGGCCCAGGTCGTCCGCGAGCGGCTCATGGCCGAGGCCGCGGGTGAGCAGGAGAAGGGCATGGCCAAGGTCCGCATCCAGGAGGCCGAGGCCGCCGTCATCCAGAAGAAGCTGCTGGCCGAGGCCGCGGGCGAGCAGGAGAAGGGCTTGTCGCACGCCCGCGTCCAGGAGGCCGAGGCCGCTGCCATCCACAAGCGCGGCGAGGCCGAGGCGCACGCCACCCGCGAGAAGCTCATGGCCGAGGCCGCCGCCATCCAGGAAAAGCTGCTCGCCGAGGCCCGGGGCCTGGCCGAGAAGGCCGCCTCGATGAAGGCGCTGGACGGCGTGGGCCGCGAGCACGAGGAGTTCCGCCTGCGTCTCCAGAAGGAGCGCGACGTGGAGCTGGAGGCCATCCGCGTCCGCAAGGATGTGGCCGAATCCCAGGCCAAGGTGCTGGCACAGGCCTTCAGCAACGCGAAGTTCCAGATCGTCGGGGGCGACGGCCAGTTCTTCGAGCGCTTCGTCAAGGCGGTGTCCATCGGCACGTCGGTGGACGGCGCGTTGGAGCACGGCGAGGTGCTGCGCACCGTGGCTCAGGGCTACCTCACGGGTGAGAAGGATCTCCCGGCGGACATCAAAGACATCCTCTCCAAGCCCGGTTTGACGAACGACGCGCAGAACATTGCGGTGGCGGCGCTGCTGCACCGCATGGTGGCCACCGCGCCGCCTCCGGCCGCGTCGACCAGCCCGGTGGTGGAGAGCGTGGCCCGGCCCGCCTCCGCGCAAAAGGCCACCGAGTAG
- a CDS encoding DNA repair ATPase, translating into MATDGVKPQGAAPTGEATLEGGSYEVIRARLLSQAEALGTRASELNTRRKSLFGGTELSVIGNERVRTDNNCVPRDIVSVGKYLLFGYNVFLGLKKETVVADVFSLHKFEKTAEGFDFSAVPPTEAGGFLADPRFTKDFGELYKYYKDAKLTQLRRTDSRLLAVFQTGQTLRDIKVFRFSVDVEGRATYIDNQGERDHVFPPSHDFEWTVATRENYVLGTHPHVNVLDQVFVETVKGDLTVKVENNSSTGLGIYSEPVEDADQSLDDAEIAYAKVGGLILLRVLPFREKAHRYLVFNTRTQHVLRIDAIGQACVRLPEDQGIIFPGGFYLQTGDYKVFEGASAGMEFKQSIRSPNGEDVLYIFYRRDEGSYVLFPYNLVRKEVQNPLLAHGFSLFGDGGLVVFRAATSEPTRVHPMQVWQTPFVSAEHAAATPPVPGYLGKVGNAELVRGISDALSLQRVSRTEKPTRRTYEDIIAAVTRALDAYYWLGHAEVKLQEPMEALRRTSESIIDEFEKVQALQKRATEALAEADAKQASLLMKVRPEELSNAEAYMQALTELRHQRGHLITLREIRYMDLTRVEALEKQVIEESDRVSAGCVEFFQKGEALQPIGERLDVLLGKLEPVQTTMELAPLAEDIEKVGKGLEVLGEVVGGLQVGDPLARAKILEGISELFSRLNRVRAGLQARRKELVGREKRAEFGAQFKLLGQNIESGLSGADSPEKCDEAMSRLTVQLEELEGRFGEFDEFLEPITQKREELLEAFGAKKQALLDERQRRAQNLFSAAERILVGVQRRAKSFKTDDELNTYFASDSMIQKLRQLAEQLMELQDSVRSDEVLSRVKTARQDALRALRDRQDLFEDGQAVIKFGKYRFNVNTQTLELTLVPRDGALFLQLTGTDYSVRLEDPALEKYKALWEQHLVSETREVYRAEYLAACLLADAEEGRGGQSLTALHEAVTSGTLLERVRTYSAEKYEEGYERGIHDADAAAILEKLLHLHQGAGLLRFAPTPRAWALLYWVFDTDEAGRAVIHRRARSLTRLRSVFASGTELVALGDELGERVGTFLTAHRIAHSPAEARQAGRYLVEELSVERPRFTTSAEAVAVKEAFVGQLDRQGNRSAFDDDLRGLEKNLPERLRIARAWMDGYLAQREGGAGSAAHVAVEAAVLLLTERKADRHEAGALTSLEVTELLGQHPRVTDRKLSLRLDEFLARLGEFRQLRVPAYHEYRAILRDLLERERRKLRLEELSPKVLTSFVRNRLIDEVYLPLIGANLAKQLGAAGENKRTDRMGMLLLMSPPGYGKTTLMEYVASRLGLTFVKVNGPALGHAVKSLDPAEAPNATARQEVERINLSFEMGNNVMLYLDDIQHTDPELLQKFISLCDGQRRIEGVWNGRTRTYDLRGKKFCVVMAGNPYTETGERFRIPDMLANRADTYNLGEILDGKEELFALSYIENGLTSNPALAPLATREPADIHKFIRMAKGEEVPAGELSYGYAAAELQEIVAVLQRLFSVQKVLLKVNLQYIASAAQDERFRTEPAFKLQGSYRNMNKLAEKVVAAMTEGELERLIDDHYQGESQTLTTAAEQNLLKLQEMRGRLTPEKAKRWEEIKQGFARVKRMGGKEDDPVARVTGQLSAIEEQLGAVGQAVSQAAETVRQGQQERKPGVDPVSAVMPRLEALREAVLEVAQVAREARETPAPAPVVQVPPGPDLTPYLQQLAKVLRALAERSLQPAAPAAGGAPATDLSPFMEQLTRAVTAMAERPVAAAPALVRAASAPLPVDLPRQISLIQTALEPLERAAKRSLQLGSEDVKAMQVWQAVTEALELVQAISQPR; encoded by the coding sequence ATGGCAACTGACGGCGTGAAGCCCCAGGGCGCGGCGCCCACGGGCGAGGCGACGCTGGAGGGCGGCAGCTACGAGGTCATCCGCGCCCGCTTGCTGTCCCAGGCGGAGGCGTTGGGTACCCGTGCCTCGGAGCTCAACACGCGGCGCAAGTCGCTCTTCGGCGGCACCGAGCTGTCCGTCATCGGAAATGAGCGGGTCCGCACCGACAACAACTGCGTCCCCCGGGACATCGTCAGCGTCGGGAAGTACCTGCTCTTTGGCTACAACGTCTTCCTCGGGCTGAAGAAGGAGACGGTCGTCGCGGACGTCTTCTCGCTGCACAAGTTCGAGAAGACGGCCGAGGGCTTCGACTTCTCCGCCGTGCCGCCCACCGAGGCGGGCGGCTTCCTGGCGGACCCCCGGTTCACCAAGGACTTTGGTGAGCTGTACAAGTACTACAAGGACGCGAAGCTCACCCAGCTGCGCCGCACCGATTCCCGGCTGCTGGCCGTCTTCCAGACGGGCCAGACGCTGCGGGACATCAAGGTCTTCCGCTTCAGCGTGGATGTGGAGGGCCGGGCCACCTACATCGACAACCAGGGCGAGAGGGATCACGTCTTTCCGCCGTCGCACGACTTCGAGTGGACGGTGGCCACGCGTGAGAACTACGTGCTGGGCACCCATCCGCACGTCAATGTCTTGGATCAGGTCTTCGTCGAGACGGTGAAGGGAGACCTCACCGTCAAGGTGGAGAACAACTCCAGCACGGGCCTGGGCATCTACAGCGAGCCGGTGGAGGACGCGGATCAGTCCCTGGACGATGCGGAGATTGCCTACGCGAAGGTCGGCGGCCTGATCCTGCTGCGCGTGCTGCCGTTCCGCGAGAAGGCCCACCGCTACCTGGTGTTCAACACGCGCACCCAGCACGTGCTGCGCATCGATGCGATCGGCCAGGCCTGTGTCCGGCTTCCGGAGGACCAGGGCATCATCTTCCCGGGCGGCTTCTACCTGCAGACGGGGGATTACAAGGTCTTCGAGGGCGCCTCGGCCGGGATGGAGTTCAAGCAGTCCATCCGCTCTCCCAACGGGGAAGACGTCCTCTACATCTTCTATCGCCGGGACGAGGGCAGCTATGTCCTCTTCCCCTATAACCTGGTGCGCAAGGAGGTGCAGAACCCGCTGCTGGCGCACGGCTTCAGCCTCTTCGGAGATGGTGGCCTGGTGGTCTTCCGGGCCGCGACGAGCGAGCCCACCCGGGTCCACCCGATGCAGGTGTGGCAGACGCCCTTCGTCTCCGCCGAGCATGCCGCCGCCACGCCGCCGGTGCCCGGTTACCTGGGCAAGGTGGGCAACGCCGAGCTGGTGCGCGGCATCTCGGATGCGCTGAGCCTCCAGCGCGTCTCCCGGACGGAGAAGCCCACCCGGCGCACCTACGAGGACATCATCGCCGCGGTGACGCGGGCCCTGGATGCCTATTACTGGCTGGGCCACGCGGAGGTGAAGCTCCAGGAGCCCATGGAGGCCCTGCGGCGGACCTCGGAATCCATCATCGACGAGTTCGAGAAGGTCCAGGCGCTGCAGAAGCGCGCCACGGAAGCCCTCGCCGAGGCCGATGCGAAGCAGGCCTCTCTGTTGATGAAGGTGCGCCCGGAGGAGCTGTCGAACGCCGAGGCGTACATGCAGGCGCTCACCGAGCTGCGCCATCAGCGCGGCCACCTCATCACCCTGAGGGAGATCCGCTACATGGATCTCACCCGGGTGGAGGCGCTGGAGAAGCAGGTCATCGAGGAGTCGGACCGGGTCAGCGCCGGGTGCGTGGAGTTCTTCCAGAAGGGCGAGGCGCTCCAGCCCATCGGCGAGCGGCTGGACGTGCTACTGGGCAAGTTGGAGCCCGTGCAGACCACGATGGAGCTGGCCCCGCTCGCCGAGGACATCGAGAAGGTGGGCAAGGGGCTGGAGGTGCTGGGCGAGGTCGTCGGCGGCCTTCAGGTAGGCGATCCGCTGGCGCGGGCGAAGATCCTGGAGGGCATCTCCGAGCTGTTCTCCCGGCTCAACCGCGTGCGCGCGGGGCTCCAGGCCCGGCGCAAGGAGTTGGTGGGCCGCGAGAAGCGCGCGGAGTTCGGTGCCCAGTTCAAGCTGCTCGGGCAGAACATCGAGAGTGGGCTGTCCGGGGCGGACTCGCCGGAGAAGTGCGACGAGGCCATGTCCCGCCTCACCGTCCAGCTGGAGGAGCTGGAGGGCCGCTTCGGCGAGTTCGACGAGTTCCTCGAGCCCATCACCCAGAAGCGGGAAGAGCTGCTGGAGGCGTTTGGCGCCAAGAAGCAAGCGCTGCTGGATGAGCGCCAGCGCCGGGCACAGAACCTGTTCAGCGCCGCCGAGCGCATCCTCGTGGGCGTCCAGCGCCGGGCGAAGTCGTTCAAGACGGACGACGAGCTGAACACGTACTTCGCGTCCGACTCGATGATCCAGAAGCTGCGGCAGCTCGCCGAGCAGCTCATGGAGTTGCAGGACAGCGTCCGCTCGGATGAGGTCCTCTCGCGCGTGAAGACGGCGCGCCAGGATGCGCTGCGGGCGCTCAGGGATCGCCAGGATCTCTTCGAGGATGGCCAGGCGGTCATCAAGTTCGGCAAGTACCGGTTCAACGTCAACACGCAGACGCTGGAGTTGACGCTGGTGCCGCGCGACGGGGCGCTCTTCCTCCAGCTCACCGGCACGGACTACTCCGTGCGCCTGGAGGACCCGGCTCTGGAGAAGTACAAGGCGCTGTGGGAGCAGCACCTCGTCTCCGAGACGCGCGAGGTGTACCGGGCGGAGTACTTGGCCGCGTGCCTCCTCGCGGACGCGGAGGAGGGCAGGGGAGGCCAGAGCTTGACGGCCCTGCACGAGGCCGTCACGTCCGGCACCCTGCTGGAGCGCGTGCGGACCTACTCCGCGGAGAAGTACGAGGAGGGGTACGAGCGCGGCATCCACGATGCCGATGCGGCCGCCATCTTGGAGAAGCTGCTCCACTTGCATCAGGGCGCGGGCTTGCTGCGCTTCGCCCCCACGCCGAGGGCCTGGGCGCTGCTCTACTGGGTGTTCGACACGGATGAGGCGGGGCGCGCGGTGATTCACCGCCGGGCACGCAGCCTGACCCGGCTGCGCTCGGTTTTCGCCAGCGGCACGGAGCTGGTGGCACTCGGGGACGAGCTGGGCGAGCGCGTGGGCACCTTCCTCACGGCGCACCGGATTGCCCACTCGCCGGCGGAAGCCCGCCAGGCGGGGCGCTACCTGGTGGAGGAGCTGAGCGTGGAGCGCCCGCGCTTCACGACCAGCGCCGAAGCGGTGGCCGTCAAAGAGGCGTTCGTGGGTCAGCTCGACCGGCAAGGCAACCGGTCCGCGTTCGACGACGATCTGCGCGGCCTGGAGAAGAATCTCCCGGAGCGGCTGCGGATTGCCCGGGCGTGGATGGATGGCTATCTGGCCCAGCGCGAGGGCGGTGCTGGCTCCGCGGCCCACGTGGCCGTGGAGGCGGCGGTGTTGCTGCTCACCGAGCGCAAGGCCGACCGTCACGAGGCCGGGGCACTCACCTCGCTGGAGGTGACGGAGTTGCTCGGGCAGCACCCCCGCGTCACGGACCGGAAGCTGTCCCTGCGGCTGGATGAGTTCCTGGCGCGGCTGGGCGAGTTCCGGCAGCTCCGGGTACCGGCGTACCACGAGTACCGGGCCATCCTGAGGGACTTGCTGGAGCGCGAGCGCCGCAAGCTGCGCCTGGAAGAGCTGAGCCCCAAGGTGCTCACGTCCTTCGTGCGCAACCGGCTCATCGACGAGGTGTACCTGCCGCTCATTGGCGCCAACCTGGCCAAGCAGCTGGGGGCTGCGGGGGAGAACAAGCGCACGGACCGCATGGGCATGTTGCTGCTCATGTCTCCGCCGGGTTACGGCAAGACGACGTTGATGGAGTACGTGGCGAGCCGGTTGGGGCTGACCTTCGTGAAGGTCAACGGCCCGGCGCTGGGCCACGCGGTGAAGTCGCTGGATCCGGCGGAGGCGCCCAATGCCACCGCGCGGCAGGAAGTGGAGCGCATCAACCTGTCCTTCGAGATGGGCAACAACGTGATGCTCTACCTCGACGACATCCAGCACACGGACCCGGAGTTGCTCCAGAAGTTCATCTCCCTGTGCGACGGCCAGCGCCGGATCGAAGGCGTGTGGAACGGGCGCACGCGCACGTACGACTTGCGCGGCAAGAAGTTCTGCGTGGTCATGGCGGGCAACCCGTACACGGAGACAGGAGAGCGCTTCCGGATTCCGGACATGCTCGCCAACCGCGCGGACACCTACAACCTGGGCGAGATCCTCGACGGCAAGGAGGAGCTGTTCGCGCTCAGCTACATCGAGAACGGGCTCACCTCGAACCCGGCGCTGGCGCCCCTGGCGACGCGGGAGCCGGCGGACATCCACAAGTTCATCCGGATGGCCAAGGGCGAGGAGGTGCCCGCGGGCGAGCTGTCCTACGGTTATGCGGCGGCGGAGCTGCAAGAGATCGTCGCGGTGCTTCAGCGGCTGTTCAGCGTGCAGAAGGTGCTGCTGAAGGTGAACTTGCAGTACATCGCCTCGGCGGCCCAGGACGAGCGGTTCCGGACGGAGCCGGCGTTCAAGCTGCAAGGCAGCTACCGCAACATGAACAAGCTCGCCGAGAAGGTCGTGGCGGCGATGACGGAGGGGGAGCTGGAGCGGCTCATCGACGACCACTACCAAGGGGAGTCGCAGACGCTCACCACGGCGGCCGAGCAGAACCTGCTCAAGCTCCAGGAGATGCGCGGGCGGCTCACCCCGGAAAAGGCGAAGCGCTGGGAGGAGATCAAGCAGGGCTTCGCCCGCGTCAAGCGCATGGGGGGCAAGGAAGACGATCCGGTCGCGCGGGTCACCGGCCAGCTCAGCGCCATCGAGGAACAGCTCGGGGCGGTGGGGCAGGCCGTGTCGCAGGCGGCGGAGACGGTGCGCCAAGGACAGCAAGAGCGGAAGCCGGGGGTGGATCCGGTGTCCGCCGTCATGCCGCGCCTGGAGGCGCTGCGCGAGGCCGTGCTGGAGGTGGCCCAGGTGGCGCGCGAGGCGAGGGAGACGCCTGCTCCAGCGCCCGTGGTGCAGGTGCCGCCAGGCCCTGATCTGACGCCCTACCTCCAGCAACTGGCGAAGGTCCTGAGGGCGCTGGCCGAGCGTTCGCTTCAGCCCGCGGCGCCCGCGGCGGGGGGCGCCCCTGCGACGGACCTGAGCCCCTTCATGGAGCAGCTCACGAGGGCCGTCACCGCCATGGCGGAGCGTCCCGTGGCGGCCGCTCCGGCCCTGGTGCGGGCGGCCTCGGCGCCGCTGCCGGTGGATCTCCCCCGGCAGATCTCCCTCATCCAGACCGCCCTGGAGCCTTTGGAGCGGGCGGCGAAGCGCAGCCTCCAGCTCGGCTCCGAGGACGTCAAGGCGATGCAGGTCTGGCAGGCGGTCACCGAGGCGCTGGAGTTGGTGCAGGCCATCAGTCAGCCCCGCTGA
- a CDS encoding nucleotidyltransferase, with protein sequence MSDIDTQAAAQASGPQSQEASPPQVQRPSKAPPPMQADQRPPIERGAHLLALSALKNAEIPFVVAGAYALHLYTGIYRDTKDLDIFLKREHVERAMEALSGMSFQTKMHDPVWIAKAYANDDYFADLIFSSGNGVAVVDDLWIDRAHPGVVHGLPILVAPPEDIIWSKSFVCERERFDGTDINHLILARGKQMDWKHLMMRFDPHWEVLLAHLTFYRFAYPGQRDHVPQWVWNELLERARKQENEPEKKKLCRGMIIAQGQYRVDVEHWGYADARMEEVPTFRDYRKG encoded by the coding sequence ATGAGCGACATCGACACCCAGGCGGCCGCACAGGCCAGCGGTCCCCAATCCCAGGAAGCCTCGCCACCGCAGGTGCAGCGGCCCAGCAAGGCTCCTCCCCCCATGCAAGCCGACCAGCGCCCGCCCATCGAGCGAGGCGCGCACCTGCTCGCCCTGAGCGCGCTCAAGAACGCGGAGATCCCTTTCGTGGTCGCGGGGGCCTACGCGCTGCACCTCTACACGGGCATCTACCGGGACACCAAGGACCTGGACATCTTCCTCAAGCGGGAACATGTCGAGCGCGCCATGGAAGCCCTGTCGGGCATGTCCTTCCAGACGAAGATGCATGATCCGGTGTGGATCGCGAAGGCTTACGCCAACGACGATTACTTCGCCGACCTCATCTTCAGCTCGGGCAACGGCGTGGCGGTGGTGGATGACCTGTGGATCGACCGGGCCCACCCGGGCGTCGTTCACGGTCTGCCCATCCTGGTGGCGCCGCCCGAGGACATCATCTGGTCCAAGTCCTTCGTGTGCGAGCGCGAGCGCTTCGATGGCACGGACATCAACCACCTCATCCTCGCCCGCGGCAAACAGATGGACTGGAAGCACCTGATGATGCGGTTCGATCCGCACTGGGAGGTGCTCCTGGCGCATTTGACCTTCTACCGGTTCGCCTACCCAGGCCAGCGCGACCACGTGCCCCAGTGGGTCTGGAACGAGCTGCTCGAACGGGCACGCAAGCAGGAGAACGAGCCCGAGAAGAAGAAGCTGTGCCGGGGAATGATCATCGCTCAGGGCCAATACCGGGTGGACGTCGAGCACTGGGGCTATGCCGACGCCCGAATGGAAGAGGTCCCCACCTTTCGCGACTACAGGAAGGGTTGA
- a CDS encoding heme-degrading domain-containing protein, translating to MPITLEQLLAEEAELQFDRLSHEEVLTLGVTLLEKAQRERMPVMLDVTLGGLTILHCALPGSSPDNEDWVRRKKNTVNRFWHSSLYMGRYYASKGTSLTDKPHIDPAEFVDHGGSFPLLLRGLGCVGSITVSGLAQEEDHALVVGVLREWLANRRAA from the coding sequence GTGCCCATCACATTGGAGCAGTTGCTGGCGGAGGAGGCCGAGTTGCAGTTTGACCGGCTGAGTCATGAAGAGGTGCTCACGCTGGGGGTGACCTTGCTCGAGAAGGCGCAGCGGGAGCGGATGCCCGTGATGCTGGATGTGACGCTCGGCGGGCTCACCATTCTGCACTGCGCCCTGCCGGGCAGCAGCCCCGACAACGAAGACTGGGTGCGTCGCAAGAAGAACACCGTGAACCGCTTCTGGCACAGCTCGCTCTACATGGGCCGCTACTACGCCTCGAAGGGAACGAGCCTGACGGACAAGCCGCACATCGACCCAGCCGAGTTCGTGGACCATGGGGGCAGCTTCCCCTTGTTGCTCCGGGGCCTGGGGTGTGTCGGCAGCATCACCGTCTCCGGGCTGGCCCAGGAGGAGGACCATGCGCTGGTGGTGGGCGTGCTGCGCGAGTGGTTGGCGAACCGCCGGGCGGCGTGA
- a CDS encoding ATP-binding protein, with protein MAVNEAYQAADEDRLLIERSLELMSQELTARNDQLRIELADKQRVEQALRAEKEEQAALIQKLEDTHSQLLQSEKMASIGQIAAGLAHEINNPIGFVSSNIDTLRGYVTGLVKLIAAFEAEEAALGGTARQRLASLKDEVELAYVRGDAMPLLNESLEGLRRVRQIIRDLTDFSHVDDAQWQCSDLHKGLDSTLNIVHNEVRHVADVIKQYGELPEVECLPSQVNQVFLNMLVNAAQSIKGKRGLLTLRTGLETGASVFVEISDNGEGIAPEHLKRIFDPFFTTKPVGKGTGLGLSLSYSIIAKHHGRIEVRSERGSGTTFRIILPVKQTPPAAAPS; from the coding sequence ATGGCAGTGAATGAGGCCTATCAAGCGGCGGATGAAGATCGGCTCCTGATTGAACGCTCCCTCGAGCTGATGTCTCAGGAACTGACGGCGCGCAATGATCAGCTTCGCATCGAGCTGGCCGATAAGCAGCGTGTCGAGCAGGCCCTGCGCGCGGAGAAGGAGGAACAGGCGGCGCTGATCCAGAAGCTCGAGGACACCCACAGCCAGCTCCTCCAGTCGGAGAAGATGGCGTCGATTGGCCAGATTGCCGCGGGCCTGGCCCACGAGATCAACAACCCCATCGGGTTCGTGAGCAGCAACATCGACACCCTGCGTGGCTACGTGACCGGTCTGGTGAAGCTCATCGCCGCCTTCGAGGCGGAAGAAGCAGCGCTCGGCGGGACCGCCCGCCAGCGCCTCGCCTCCCTCAAGGACGAGGTGGAGCTCGCCTATGTTCGCGGCGACGCGATGCCACTGCTCAACGAGTCCCTGGAGGGCCTCCGCAGGGTGCGTCAGATCATCCGGGATCTAACGGACTTCTCACACGTGGATGACGCCCAGTGGCAGTGCTCGGATCTGCACAAGGGGCTCGATAGCACGCTCAACATCGTGCACAACGAGGTCCGGCACGTGGCGGATGTCATCAAGCAGTATGGCGAGCTTCCTGAAGTGGAGTGCCTGCCGTCGCAGGTCAACCAGGTGTTCCTGAACATGCTCGTCAACGCCGCCCAGTCCATCAAGGGCAAGCGGGGACTGCTCACCTTGCGCACCGGCCTGGAGACAGGGGCGAGCGTGTTCGTGGAGATCTCCGACAACGGCGAGGGGATTGCCCCCGAGCACTTGAAGCGCATCTTCGATCCCTTCTTCACCACCAAGCCGGTGGGCAAGGGAACGGGGCTCGGGCTCTCGCTCTCCTACAGCATCATCGCCAAGCACCACGGCCGCATCGAAGTGCGCAGTGAGCGGGGCTCGGGCACCACCTTCCGCATCATCCTGCCCGTGAAACAGACCCCTCCCGCCGCCGCGCCCTCCTGA